The proteins below are encoded in one region of Aquisphaera giovannonii:
- the nadB gene encoding L-aspartate oxidase, translated as MLCPLALPRRYLVGFDPRELPHHFTDVLIVGGGIAGLRVALGVPEEFRTLVITKDELRESNSSYAQGGIAGVLDPEDRFDNHIADTLAAGKGLCNPEVVEMVVREAPERIRELIRWGTHFDEADGQVLLGREGGHSHARIAHALGDETGREIMRAMIGHARSLKSIRVWQNCPTIDLLTHEGRCRGVLVWDKRRGFALVWARAVVLATGGAGQLYRETTNPPIATADGHAMAYRAGVELRDMEFMQFHPTVLYMAGSARHLLTEALRGEGAHLVDKDGYRFMPDAHPLAELAPRDDVSQAIARQMARTRHPNVYLDLSHLDPKFIRTRFPGIDRLCQSFDLDITTDRIPVCPGAHYMIGGATVNELGRTSMPGLWAAGEVSSSGLHGANRLASNSLLEGLVYGARVAEDIVHSLDESGPWRLEVPPIKASGRSGKDHRARIDLDDLRKSLGGLMWRKMGITRDAAGLQDAAVQVDHWCRYVLPQEFADPAGWAMQNMLIAARLMIAAAAERKESRGVHSRSDFPEADPSRNTHIAIQYPPMRPSEAGRARGNGGEGSGS; from the coding sequence ATGCTCTGCCCACTTGCCCTGCCCCGTCGATACCTCGTCGGTTTCGACCCCCGAGAGCTGCCCCACCACTTCACCGACGTCCTGATCGTGGGCGGCGGCATCGCCGGCCTGCGCGTCGCGCTCGGCGTCCCGGAGGAGTTCCGGACGCTCGTGATCACGAAGGATGAGCTCCGCGAGAGCAACAGCAGCTACGCGCAGGGGGGGATCGCCGGCGTCCTCGACCCGGAGGACCGCTTCGACAACCACATCGCCGACACCCTGGCCGCGGGCAAGGGCCTCTGCAATCCCGAAGTCGTGGAGATGGTCGTCCGCGAGGCCCCGGAGCGGATCCGCGAGCTGATCCGCTGGGGGACCCATTTCGACGAGGCGGACGGCCAGGTGCTGCTCGGCCGCGAGGGGGGCCATTCGCACGCCAGGATCGCCCACGCCCTCGGCGACGAGACCGGGCGCGAGATCATGCGGGCGATGATCGGCCACGCCCGCTCGCTCAAGTCGATCCGGGTCTGGCAGAACTGCCCGACCATCGACCTGCTCACCCACGAGGGGCGGTGCCGGGGCGTCCTCGTCTGGGACAAGCGGAGGGGGTTCGCGCTGGTCTGGGCGCGGGCCGTCGTGCTGGCCACCGGCGGCGCGGGGCAGCTCTACCGCGAGACGACCAACCCGCCGATCGCGACCGCCGACGGCCACGCGATGGCCTACCGCGCGGGGGTCGAGCTGCGCGACATGGAGTTCATGCAGTTCCACCCGACGGTCCTCTACATGGCCGGCTCCGCGCGGCACCTGCTGACGGAGGCCCTCCGGGGCGAGGGGGCGCACCTCGTGGACAAGGACGGGTACCGGTTCATGCCGGACGCCCACCCGCTGGCCGAGCTGGCCCCCCGCGACGACGTCTCCCAGGCGATCGCCCGCCAGATGGCCCGGACCCGCCACCCGAACGTCTACCTCGACCTGTCCCACCTGGACCCGAAGTTCATCCGCACGCGGTTCCCGGGCATCGATCGGCTCTGCCAGAGCTTCGACCTGGACATCACGACCGACCGGATCCCGGTCTGCCCCGGGGCGCACTACATGATCGGCGGGGCGACCGTCAACGAGCTTGGCCGGACGAGCATGCCGGGCCTCTGGGCGGCCGGCGAGGTCTCCAGCTCGGGCCTGCACGGGGCGAACCGCCTGGCGTCGAACAGCCTGCTGGAGGGGCTCGTCTACGGCGCCAGGGTGGCGGAGGACATCGTCCACTCGCTCGACGAATCCGGGCCCTGGCGCCTCGAGGTGCCGCCCATCAAGGCGTCGGGCCGGTCGGGCAAGGACCACCGGGCCAGGATCGACCTGGACGACCTCCGGAAATCGCTGGGCGGCCTCATGTGGCGGAAGATGGGCATCACCCGGGACGCGGCGGGCCTCCAGGACGCGGCGGTTCAGGTGGACCACTGGTGCCGCTATGTGCTGCCCCAGGAGTTCGCGGATCCGGCCGGCTGGGCGATGCAGAACATGCTCATCGCCGCCCGCCTGATGATCGCCGCGGCCGCCGAGCGCAAGGAGTCCCGCGGGGTCCACTCGCGCTCCGATTTTCCCGAGGCGGATCCCTCGCGCAACACGCATATCGCGATTCAGTACCCGCCGATGCGGCCATCGGAGGCGGGCCGGGCCCGGGGCAACGGCGGGGAAGGGTCGGGCTCCTGA
- a CDS encoding leucine-rich repeat domain-containing protein has translation MLSLEHTAITRTAGLGHLDGLRSLDLKGSPVNDAGLSHLGDLKALRELDLSDTRVTDAGVEHLRKLRQLRKLTVADTGITPEGVATLRRSLPWCRIR, from the coding sequence GTGCTGAGCCTGGAGCACACGGCGATCACGAGGACTGCCGGCCTCGGGCACCTGGACGGCCTGCGATCGCTCGACCTCAAGGGATCGCCGGTGAATGATGCCGGGCTGTCTCACCTCGGCGACCTGAAGGCCCTGCGCGAGCTGGACCTCAGCGACACGCGGGTGACCGACGCGGGGGTCGAACACCTCCGGAAGCTCCGGCAATTGCGCAAGCTGACGGTCGCGGATACCGGGATCACGCCGGAGGGCGTCGCCACGCTTCGACGCTCGTTGCCCTGGTGCCGGATCCGTTAG
- a CDS encoding HD domain-containing protein, whose translation MRWNDRVYGEIGIDDPGALAVIESPTFRRLRGVRQAGPSAIAFPFKNVTRYEHSLGVHHLLGRLGAGPRERMAGLLHDISHTAFSHAVDFLITSDEQDHHEGLKPVLLNRPDLAATLARVGFRPQDFYDDSRYPLLERPLPWLCADRLDYFLRDGLACDALTRGDVATILGHLAVEDSTIVLTDPAVARRTAALFAEMNRQWWASPTEAYIYNEFADALREGFRLGAIGEADLLSEDDLVLKKLEAARSPLIDAKLASIRRFDPAAVEGYTPRVIPKQRWLDPPVKVNGTLRRLSELS comes from the coding sequence ATGCGCTGGAATGACAGGGTCTACGGGGAGATCGGGATCGACGACCCGGGCGCCCTCGCGGTCATCGAGTCGCCGACCTTCCGGCGCCTGCGGGGGGTCCGCCAGGCGGGCCCCTCGGCCATCGCCTTCCCGTTCAAGAACGTCACCCGGTACGAGCACAGCCTGGGCGTCCATCACCTCCTCGGACGCCTGGGGGCGGGGCCGCGGGAGCGGATGGCCGGCCTGCTCCACGACATCTCCCACACCGCCTTCTCGCACGCGGTGGACTTCCTGATCACGTCGGACGAGCAGGACCACCACGAGGGACTGAAACCCGTGCTCCTGAACCGGCCGGACCTGGCCGCGACGCTCGCCCGGGTCGGCTTCCGGCCCCAGGACTTCTACGACGATTCCCGCTACCCGCTCCTGGAGCGCCCCCTGCCCTGGCTCTGCGCCGACCGCCTGGACTACTTCCTCCGCGACGGCCTCGCCTGCGACGCCCTCACCCGGGGGGATGTCGCGACCATCCTCGGCCACCTGGCCGTCGAGGACTCCACCATCGTCCTCACCGACCCGGCCGTCGCCCGCCGGACCGCGGCGCTCTTCGCCGAGATGAACCGGCAGTGGTGGGCGAGCCCCACCGAGGCGTACATCTACAACGAGTTCGCCGACGCCCTCCGCGAGGGGTTCCGGCTGGGGGCCATCGGCGAGGCCGACCTGCTCTCCGAGGACGACCTGGTCCTGAAGAAGCTCGAGGCGGCCCGCAGCCCGCTGATCGACGCGAAGCTCGCGAGCATCCGCCGCTTCGACCCGGCGGCCGTGGAGGGCTACACGCCCCGGGTCATCCCCAAGCAGCGCTGGCTCGACCCGCCGGTGAAGGTCAACGGCACGCTGAGGAGGCTGTCCGAGCTCTCCTGA